A stretch of the Aegilops tauschii subsp. strangulata cultivar AL8/78 chromosome 4, Aet v6.0, whole genome shotgun sequence genome encodes the following:
- the LOC109768216 gene encoding protein IN2-1 isoform X2: MAAAAAIASSTKEVLPPALGAVSEPPPLFDGTTRLYICYICPFAQRAWVTRNCKGLQEEIKLVAINLEDKPAWYKEKVYPQGTVPSLEHDGRVTGESLDLIKYIDTNFQGPALLPQDPAKRQFADELIAYADAFTKALYSPLISQVAMSDEAVAALDKIEAALSKFSDGPFFLGQFSLVDIAYVTILERVQIYYSNLRNYEIAKDRPNLERYTEEMNKIEAYKQTKNVPLALLDAAKRHLKANTTFLQVLFFIPFGLYYRY, translated from the exons ATGGCCGCAGCTGCAGCAATAGCAAG TTCCACGAAAGAAGTGCTCCCGCCTGCACTGGGCGCCGTCTCCGAGCCCCCTCCCCTCTTTGATGGCACCACCAG ACTGTATATTTGCTACATCTGCCCGTTTGCTCAACGTGCCTGGGTGACCCGGAACTGCAAG GGTCTGCAGGAGGAGATCAAGCTGGTCGCCATCAATCTGGAGGACAAACCAGCATGGTACAAGGAGAAGGTTTACCCACAGGGCACG GTGCCTTCCCTGGAGCACGACGGCAGGGTCACCGGAGAGAGCTTGGATTTGATCAAGTACATCGACACCAATTTCCAAGGCCCGGCACTGCTTCCTCAA GATCCGGCTAAGAGGCAGTTCGCCGATGAGCTGATTGCTTACGCTGACGCCTTTACCAAAGCACTCTACTCGCCCTTGATCTCCCAAGTGGCCATGTCAGACGAAGCTG TTGCTGCTCTAGACAAGATCGAAGCTGCCCTGTCCAAGTTCAGCGACGGCCCGTTCTTCCTTGGCCAATTTAGCTTG GTGGACATTGCGTACGTGACGATCTTGGAGAGGGTTCAGATATACTACTCTAACCTGAGGAACTACGAGATCGCCAAAGACAGGCCCAACCTTGAGAGATACACCGAGGAGATGAACAAGATCGAAGCGTATAAGCAAACCAAAAATGTCCCGCTGGCCTTGCTTGATGCTGCCAAGAGGCATCTCAAGGCAAATACAACTTTCCTCCAAGTTCTTTTCTTCATTCCTTTCGGTTTATACTACCGATACTAA
- the LOC109768216 gene encoding protein IN2-1 isoform X1, producing the protein MAAAAAIASSTKEVLPPALGAVSEPPPLFDGTTRLYICYICPFAQRAWVTRNCKGLQEEIKLVAINLEDKPAWYKEKVYPQGTVPSLEHDGRVTGESLDLIKYIDTNFQGPALLPQDPAKRQFADELIAYADAFTKALYSPLISQVAMSDEAVAALDKIEAALSKFSDGPFFLGQFSLVDIAYVTILERVQIYYSNLRNYEIAKDRPNLERYTEEMNKIEAYKQTKNVPLALLDAAKRHLKIA; encoded by the exons ATGGCCGCAGCTGCAGCAATAGCAAG TTCCACGAAAGAAGTGCTCCCGCCTGCACTGGGCGCCGTCTCCGAGCCCCCTCCCCTCTTTGATGGCACCACCAG ACTGTATATTTGCTACATCTGCCCGTTTGCTCAACGTGCCTGGGTGACCCGGAACTGCAAG GGTCTGCAGGAGGAGATCAAGCTGGTCGCCATCAATCTGGAGGACAAACCAGCATGGTACAAGGAGAAGGTTTACCCACAGGGCACG GTGCCTTCCCTGGAGCACGACGGCAGGGTCACCGGAGAGAGCTTGGATTTGATCAAGTACATCGACACCAATTTCCAAGGCCCGGCACTGCTTCCTCAA GATCCGGCTAAGAGGCAGTTCGCCGATGAGCTGATTGCTTACGCTGACGCCTTTACCAAAGCACTCTACTCGCCCTTGATCTCCCAAGTGGCCATGTCAGACGAAGCTG TTGCTGCTCTAGACAAGATCGAAGCTGCCCTGTCCAAGTTCAGCGACGGCCCGTTCTTCCTTGGCCAATTTAGCTTG GTGGACATTGCGTACGTGACGATCTTGGAGAGGGTTCAGATATACTACTCTAACCTGAGGAACTACGAGATCGCCAAAGACAGGCCCAACCTTGAGAGATACACCGAGGAGATGAACAAGATCGAAGCGTATAAGCAAACCAAAAATGTCCCGCTGGCCTTGCTTGATGCTGCCAAGAGGCATCTCAAG ATTGCTTGA